One genomic window of Aquisalimonas sp. 2447 includes the following:
- the kdsA gene encoding 3-deoxy-8-phosphooctulonate synthase: protein MNLCGFRAGLEHPLFLIAGPCVVESEQLALDTAGTLKELTERLGVPFIYKSSFDKANRSSHGSFRGPGMAEGLRVLETVKRQLGVPVITDVHEDTPLGEVASVVDVLQTPAFLCRQTNFIQNVAAQGLPVNIKKGQFLAPWDMGNVVDKARAAGNDAVMVCERGVSFGYNNLVSDMRALAVMRDTGAPVVFDATHSVQLPGGQGHASGGQREFVPVLARSAVAAGVAGLFMETHPDPDKALSDGPNAWPLGRMEELLTTLLALDRQVKANGLIEQALQAG from the coding sequence ATCAATCTGTGCGGTTTTCGTGCCGGCCTGGAGCATCCGCTGTTCCTGATCGCCGGCCCCTGCGTGGTGGAATCGGAGCAGCTGGCGCTGGATACCGCCGGGACGCTGAAGGAGCTCACGGAGCGGCTTGGCGTGCCGTTCATCTACAAGTCGTCCTTCGACAAGGCGAACCGCTCGTCCCACGGCAGCTTTCGCGGGCCGGGCATGGCCGAGGGCCTGCGGGTGCTGGAGACGGTGAAGCGTCAGCTCGGCGTGCCGGTGATTACCGACGTGCACGAGGACACCCCGCTGGGCGAAGTGGCCAGTGTCGTGGATGTGCTGCAAACGCCTGCCTTCCTCTGTCGCCAGACCAACTTCATCCAGAACGTGGCCGCGCAGGGTCTGCCGGTGAATATCAAGAAGGGCCAGTTCCTGGCGCCCTGGGACATGGGCAACGTTGTGGACAAGGCGCGGGCGGCCGGTAATGACGCCGTGATGGTCTGCGAGCGCGGCGTCTCCTTCGGTTACAACAACCTGGTCTCGGACATGCGGGCCCTGGCTGTCATGCGCGACACCGGGGCGCCCGTGGTTTTCGACGCCACCCACTCGGTGCAGTTGCCCGGTGGCCAGGGGCACGCCTCCGGCGGTCAGCGGGAGTTCGTGCCGGTGCTGGCCCGCTCGGCGGTGGCCGCCGGCGTGGCCGGACTGTTCATGGAGACTCATCCCGACCCGGACAAGGCCCTTTCCGACGGGCCCAACGCCTGGCCGCTGGGGCGCATGGAGGAGCTGCTTACAACGCTCCTGGCCCTGGACCGGCAGGTCAAGGCGAACGGACTGATCGAGCAGGCGCTCCAGGCTGGGTAA
- the truD gene encoding tRNA pseudouridine(13) synthase TruD: MAESAPDLAQAWLDLPRAHGEPPVAAEVRAAPEDFGVREDLGMEPEGAGEHLWVLLRKTGWNTADAGQWLASVLERPPRDVSWAGLKDRQAVTEQWFGVHMPGPQTLPPLPEAPGGLEVLRMARHPRKLRTGMLRGNWFRLRLREVDGDWSRLGQRLVRMAHDGVPNYFGDQRFGRDGGNLDAAWRMFDGMPVRNRHRRGLFLSAARSFLFNQVLAERVARGTWDHAVDGDLMTFTGSGSIFPMARLTAGDPRLAIADVHPSGPMPGVGGQVPTGSAGELENAVLAQWPQATAGLQKLKVDASRRALRLPLRELHWRRDDDALVLGFWLPAGAYATAVLRELCHQRERNST; encoded by the coding sequence ATGGCTGAGTCCGCGCCGGACCTTGCGCAGGCGTGGCTCGACCTGCCGCGAGCCCACGGTGAACCGCCGGTTGCCGCGGAGGTGCGCGCCGCGCCCGAGGACTTCGGTGTCCGCGAAGACCTGGGCATGGAGCCTGAGGGTGCCGGCGAGCACCTGTGGGTGTTGCTGCGCAAAACGGGCTGGAACACCGCCGATGCCGGGCAGTGGCTGGCCTCAGTCCTGGAACGCCCGCCCCGGGACGTGAGCTGGGCGGGGCTGAAGGATCGCCAGGCGGTCACCGAGCAGTGGTTCGGTGTGCACATGCCGGGACCGCAGACACTACCCCCATTGCCCGAGGCGCCGGGCGGTCTGGAGGTTCTGCGCATGGCCCGCCATCCGCGCAAGTTGCGTACGGGGATGCTGCGGGGCAACTGGTTCCGGCTGCGGCTCCGGGAGGTGGATGGCGACTGGTCCCGGCTTGGACAGCGCCTGGTCCGCATGGCGCATGACGGCGTACCCAACTATTTTGGCGACCAGCGGTTCGGCCGGGACGGCGGCAACCTGGATGCCGCATGGCGGATGTTCGACGGCATGCCGGTGCGCAACCGCCATCGGCGCGGTCTGTTCCTGTCGGCGGCGCGCTCGTTCCTGTTCAACCAGGTGCTGGCCGAGCGCGTGGCCCGCGGCACGTGGGACCACGCCGTGGACGGCGACCTGATGACGTTTACCGGCAGTGGCAGTATCTTCCCGATGGCGCGGCTGACGGCGGGAGACCCGCGTCTGGCCATTGCGGACGTGCACCCGTCCGGCCCCATGCCCGGGGTTGGTGGCCAGGTGCCCACGGGCAGCGCCGGGGAACTTGAGAACGCGGTGCTGGCACAGTGGCCGCAGGCGACGGCCGGGCTGCAGAAGCTGAAGGTGGACGCCTCCCGGCGTGCGTTGCGGCTACCTTTACGCGAGCTTCACTGGCGGCGGGACGACGACGCTCTGGTGCTCGGTTTCTGGCTGCCAGCGGGAGCCTACGCAACAGCGGTCCTGCGGGAACTCTGTCATCAGCGCGAGCGCAACAGTACGTAG
- the ispF gene encoding 2-C-methyl-D-erythritol 2,4-cyclodiphosphate synthase, whose protein sequence is MGLRIGQGFDVHRFCDGGRLVVGGVELPFDRGVEAHSDGDVLLHAISDALLGAVADGDIGTHFPDSDPQWRGADSVQLLAAVNQRVAARGYRINNLDTTILAQAPRMAAHIPAMRDIIAATLEVARDDVSIKATTTERLGFVGRGEGIAAQAVVLLTHHG, encoded by the coding sequence ATGGGCCTGCGCATCGGTCAGGGGTTCGATGTTCATCGCTTCTGCGACGGCGGGCGGCTGGTGGTCGGTGGTGTGGAACTGCCCTTTGATCGCGGCGTGGAGGCGCACTCCGACGGCGATGTGCTACTGCATGCCATCAGCGACGCGTTGCTGGGGGCGGTGGCCGACGGCGACATCGGCACCCATTTCCCGGATTCCGACCCGCAGTGGCGGGGCGCTGACAGCGTGCAGCTTCTGGCCGCGGTGAACCAGCGGGTTGCCGCCAGGGGGTACCGGATCAACAATCTCGATACCACCATTCTCGCCCAGGCGCCGCGCATGGCGGCGCATATTCCGGCCATGCGGGACATCATCGCCGCCACCCTGGAAGTGGCGAGGGACGATGTCAGCATCAAGGCCACCACCACGGAACGTCTGGGGTTCGTCGGCCGTGGCGAAGGCATTGCCGCCCAGGCGGTGGTGCTGCTGACTCACCATGGCTGA
- a CDS encoding Smr/MutS family protein yields the protein MTDQHDDESALFRAAVRGVRPLQHDGAATQPPRPKPIPRQREADESRVLDELLDGDLDPAELETGEELSFLRPGIQKRVLRKLRRGHYAVQAELDLHGQTRATARHELRAFIDDCRRRDIRCVRIIHGKGRGSSNRGPVLKVLVDRWLRQLDEVLAFASASPTDGGTGAVYVLLRSR from the coding sequence ATGACCGATCAGCACGACGACGAAAGCGCTCTTTTCCGCGCCGCTGTGCGGGGGGTGCGCCCCCTTCAGCACGATGGTGCAGCCACGCAGCCGCCACGGCCCAAGCCGATCCCCCGCCAGCGTGAGGCCGACGAGAGCCGGGTGCTGGATGAACTTCTGGACGGTGACCTTGATCCCGCGGAGCTCGAGACCGGCGAGGAGCTCAGCTTCCTGCGCCCGGGCATCCAGAAACGCGTGCTCCGCAAGCTCCGTCGCGGCCACTACGCCGTGCAGGCCGAGCTGGACCTGCACGGCCAGACCCGCGCCACCGCGCGCCATGAACTGCGCGCCTTCATCGACGATTGCCGCCGCCGTGACATCCGCTGCGTTCGCATCATCCACGGCAAGGGCCGCGGTTCCAGCAACCGCGGCCCGGTACTCAAAGTCCTGGTGGACCGCTGGCTGCGACAGTTGGACGAGGTGCTGGCCTTTGCCTCGGCGAGCCCCACCGACGGCGGTACCGGGGCCGTCTACGTACTGTTGCGCTCGCGCTGA
- the ispD gene encoding 2-C-methyl-D-erythritol 4-phosphate cytidylyltransferase has translation MSDVRQRRIWAVLPAAGVGRRMSSRIPKQYLTLLGRPVIGWSLETVLADPRVGGAVVAVGADDGWWADEEFRLPKPVHRVDGGEQRADSVLSALRYLAGGVAGEDDWVLVHDAVRPCLTAGELRRLLDAGLDHDGGALLAVPVRDTLKRSGPGAVVASTASRDQLWQAQTPQLFPLEALLAALESARGTGDMVTDEAQAMERSGFAPLLVEGESTNLKITRPGDLPLAEAILRARRAEQGEQ, from the coding sequence ATGAGTGACGTCCGCCAGCGGCGGATATGGGCGGTTCTGCCGGCAGCCGGTGTCGGTCGCCGCATGTCCAGCCGCATCCCCAAGCAGTATCTCACCCTCCTGGGGCGGCCCGTGATCGGCTGGTCCCTGGAGACCGTGCTCGCGGACCCGCGGGTGGGGGGCGCAGTGGTGGCGGTGGGAGCGGACGACGGCTGGTGGGCGGATGAGGAGTTCCGCTTGCCCAAGCCCGTGCACCGGGTGGACGGTGGCGAGCAGCGTGCGGATTCCGTGCTGTCGGCGCTGCGCTACCTTGCCGGCGGTGTGGCCGGCGAGGATGACTGGGTGCTGGTGCATGATGCCGTGCGGCCGTGCCTGACCGCCGGAGAACTCCGGCGTCTGCTGGATGCCGGACTGGACCACGATGGTGGCGCACTGCTCGCTGTACCGGTGAGGGATACTCTCAAGCGCTCCGGCCCCGGGGCCGTGGTGGCTTCCACCGCCAGCCGGGACCAGCTCTGGCAGGCGCAGACGCCGCAGCTGTTTCCGCTGGAAGCGCTCCTGGCGGCCCTGGAGTCTGCACGCGGCACCGGCGATATGGTCACGGACGAAGCCCAGGCCATGGAGCGGTCCGGGTTCGCGCCGCTGCTGGTGGAGGGCGAGAGTACCAACCTGAAGATTACCCGCCCGGGGGACCTGCCCCTGGCGGAAGCCATCCTGCGCGCCCGCCGCGCCGAACAGGGAGAGCAATGA
- a CDS encoding protein-L-isoaspartate(D-aspartate) O-methyltransferase codes for MDDSERRGIGMTSQRTRQRLVERLRLEGIRNESVLAAIGSTPRHLFVDEALASRAYEDTALPIGDGQTISQPFVVARMTEALIDEGIPQRVLEVGTGSGYQAAILGQLVPEVYTVERIRRLTDQARRRLRDLGYRNVRVRHADGNTGWEGDGPFDGILVTAAPRGVPPELFAQLSDGGRLVVPEGAQGKPQELVCYRRQGDEFSRENLGLVNFVPMLGGTQ; via the coding sequence ATGGACGACAGCGAGCGCCGCGGGATCGGCATGACCTCCCAGCGCACGCGGCAGCGGCTGGTGGAACGGCTTCGCCTGGAAGGGATCCGCAACGAGTCGGTGCTTGCCGCCATTGGCTCGACGCCCCGGCATCTGTTCGTCGACGAGGCACTGGCCAGCCGCGCCTACGAAGATACGGCCCTGCCCATCGGTGACGGCCAGACCATCTCCCAGCCTTTCGTCGTGGCGCGCATGACCGAGGCGCTCATTGACGAGGGGATCCCGCAGCGGGTGCTGGAAGTGGGCACCGGTTCGGGGTACCAGGCAGCCATTCTGGGGCAACTGGTCCCGGAGGTGTACACCGTGGAACGGATCCGTCGCCTGACGGACCAGGCCCGGCGGCGACTGCGGGATCTGGGCTATCGCAATGTCCGCGTTCGCCATGCCGACGGCAATACCGGCTGGGAGGGCGATGGCCCGTTCGACGGCATTCTGGTGACGGCCGCGCCCCGGGGTGTGCCGCCGGAATTGTTTGCCCAGCTCTCCGATGGTGGGCGCCTGGTGGTGCCGGAGGGCGCCCAGGGCAAGCCACAGGAACTGGTGTGTTACCGGCGGCAGGGTGACGAGTTCAGCCGCGAGAACCTCGGGTTGGTCAACTTCGTTCCCATGCTGGGTGGTACACAATGA
- a CDS encoding CTP synthase produces MTRYIFITGGVVSSLGKGIASASLASILQARGLSVTMIKLDPYINVDPGTMSPFQHGEVYVTEDGAETDLDLGHYERYVRMRTGKVNNYTTGRIYENVIRKERRGEYLGGTVQVIPHITDEIKRCIREGAEGHDVALVEIGGTVGDIESLPFLEAIRQMGVEHRRETLFIHLTLVPFIGASGEMKTKPTQHSVKELRSIGIQPDILMCRSTRPIPEDERRKIALFTNVEQEAVISVLDVDDVYKVPLALHDQGLDDIVADKLRLELPPADLSDWERVVEARSHLDGEVTIAMVGKYVNLADAYKSLSEALIHAGIHTRTRVHVRSVDSEELETAGTGQLQDVDAILVPGGFGERGVEGKIMAARYAREHGIPYLGICLGMQVAVIDFARHVAGLDGAHSTEFRGDTPHPVIGLITEWMTDDGRLEQRGPDDDLGGTMRLGGQPCRLQEGSLAANVYGATEIVERHRHRYEFNNNYADALQAAGLRISGWSSDGRLAEVVELPDHPWYLGCQFHPEFTSTPRDGHPLFGGFVTAALKRARSSS; encoded by the coding sequence ATGACCCGATACATCTTCATTACCGGTGGCGTCGTCTCCTCGCTGGGCAAGGGCATCGCCTCCGCGTCGCTGGCCAGCATCCTCCAGGCCCGCGGGCTCAGCGTCACCATGATCAAGCTGGACCCGTACATCAACGTCGATCCCGGTACCATGAGCCCGTTTCAGCACGGCGAGGTGTACGTCACCGAGGACGGTGCGGAGACCGACCTGGATCTGGGTCACTACGAACGCTACGTGCGCATGCGCACCGGCAAGGTCAACAACTACACCACCGGCCGCATCTACGAGAACGTCATCCGCAAGGAACGCCGCGGTGAGTACCTGGGCGGCACCGTGCAGGTGATTCCCCATATCACCGACGAGATCAAGCGCTGTATCCGCGAGGGGGCGGAGGGCCACGACGTCGCGCTGGTGGAAATCGGCGGCACCGTGGGTGACATTGAATCCCTGCCGTTCCTGGAAGCGATCCGGCAGATGGGTGTGGAGCACCGGCGGGAGACGCTGTTCATTCATCTCACCCTGGTGCCGTTTATCGGTGCCAGTGGCGAAATGAAAACCAAACCGACACAGCACTCGGTGAAGGAGCTGCGCTCCATCGGCATTCAGCCCGATATCCTCATGTGCCGGTCCACGCGACCCATCCCGGAGGACGAGCGGCGCAAGATCGCCCTGTTCACCAACGTCGAGCAGGAGGCGGTGATCTCCGTTCTGGACGTGGATGACGTGTACAAGGTGCCGTTGGCGCTGCATGACCAGGGGCTGGACGACATTGTCGCCGACAAGCTGCGGCTGGAACTGCCGCCGGCGGATCTCTCGGACTGGGAGCGCGTGGTGGAGGCGCGCAGCCACCTGGACGGTGAAGTCACCATTGCCATGGTGGGCAAGTACGTGAACCTGGCGGATGCATACAAGTCGCTGTCCGAGGCGCTGATCCATGCCGGCATTCACACCCGCACCCGCGTGCATGTCCGCTCGGTGGATTCCGAAGAGCTGGAGACCGCGGGGACGGGGCAACTGCAGGACGTGGATGCCATCCTGGTGCCCGGCGGCTTCGGCGAGCGGGGTGTCGAGGGCAAGATCATGGCAGCCCGGTATGCCCGCGAGCACGGCATTCCCTATCTGGGCATCTGCCTGGGCATGCAGGTGGCGGTGATCGACTTCGCCCGCCATGTGGCAGGCCTCGACGGCGCCCACAGCACCGAGTTCCGGGGCGACACGCCGCATCCGGTGATCGGGCTGATTACCGAGTGGATGACGGATGATGGCCGGCTGGAACAGCGCGGCCCGGACGATGATCTGGGCGGCACCATGCGCCTGGGTGGCCAGCCCTGCCGCCTGCAGGAGGGATCGCTGGCGGCGAACGTCTACGGCGCCACGGAGATCGTCGAGCGCCACCGGCACCGTTACGAATTCAACAACAATTACGCGGATGCATTGCAGGCCGCAGGCCTGCGTATTTCCGGCTGGTCCAGCGACGGCAGGCTGGCGGAAGTGGTGGAGCTGCCCGATCACCCCTGGTATCTCGGCTGTCAGTTCCACCCCGAGTTCACATCCACGCCCCGGGACGGACACCCGCTGTTCGGCGGATTCGTGACTGCAGCCCTGAAGCGCGCGCGCAGTTCGTCCTGA
- the surE gene encoding 5'/3'-nucleotidase SurE, translating into MHILISNDDGYQAAGIRYLAEGLSDLGDITVVAPDRDRSGASNSLTLDLPIRAVEVSERRYRVEGTPTDCVHLAVTGLLDDDPDMVVSGINAGANMGDDVLYSGTVAAATEGRFLGLPAIAVSLVTHDPTHYATAARVAAVLVQRLTSDPLPADTILNVNVPDVPWGELRGFEATRLGQRHRSEPLIPATDPRNRPIYWIGPPGREQDAGPGTDFHAVRRGYVSVTPIQVDLTRYEALDKIAGWVTGLNG; encoded by the coding sequence ATGCACATTCTCATCAGTAACGACGACGGCTATCAGGCCGCCGGTATTCGCTACCTCGCCGAGGGGCTCTCGGACCTCGGCGACATTACCGTGGTCGCACCGGACCGGGATCGCAGCGGTGCCAGCAATTCACTGACCCTGGATCTGCCCATCCGGGCCGTGGAAGTGAGCGAGCGGCGCTACCGGGTGGAGGGCACCCCCACCGACTGCGTCCACCTGGCGGTGACCGGACTGCTGGACGATGACCCGGACATGGTGGTCTCCGGTATCAACGCCGGGGCCAACATGGGTGACGACGTGCTCTACAGTGGCACAGTCGCCGCGGCCACCGAGGGGCGGTTCCTGGGGCTGCCGGCCATCGCGGTGTCCCTGGTCACCCATGACCCGACCCATTACGCCACCGCGGCACGGGTGGCTGCCGTGCTGGTCCAGCGGCTGACCAGCGATCCACTGCCGGCAGATACCATTCTCAACGTCAACGTGCCGGATGTCCCCTGGGGCGAGCTGCGCGGATTCGAAGCCACACGGCTCGGCCAGCGCCACCGTTCGGAGCCCCTGATCCCGGCTACGGATCCGCGCAACCGGCCCATCTACTGGATCGGCCCGCCGGGGCGGGAGCAGGATGCCGGTCCGGGCACGGACTTCCACGCGGTCCGGCGGGGCTACGTCTCGGTGACTCCCATCCAGGTGGACCTCACCCGCTACGAGGCCCTGGACAAGATCGCCGGCTGGGTTACAGGGTTGAACGGATGA
- a CDS encoding YqaA family protein — protein MTGPFTRMYLMTLRLAAHRHAPRYLAGLSFAESSFFPIPPDVMLMPMALARPQRAMRFALITTVASVLGGVLGYAIGYFAMELVEPWLAGMGYGEALERAREWFGLYGFWVVLLAGFSPIPYKAFTVAAGGLALPLLPFVLASLVGRGSRFFLVAGLVGWGGARVEPWLRQYVDWIGWASVVLLVAAYFIFVH, from the coding sequence ATGACCGGACCTTTTACACGGATGTACCTGATGACCCTGCGCCTGGCGGCACATCGGCATGCGCCACGCTATCTGGCAGGGCTGAGTTTCGCCGAATCATCGTTCTTCCCTATCCCCCCGGACGTCATGCTCATGCCCATGGCACTGGCCCGTCCCCAGCGGGCCATGCGCTTTGCCCTGATCACCACGGTGGCTTCGGTGCTCGGTGGCGTGCTCGGCTATGCCATCGGCTACTTCGCCATGGAACTGGTGGAGCCGTGGCTGGCCGGGATGGGCTACGGTGAGGCCCTGGAGCGGGCGCGGGAGTGGTTCGGGCTGTACGGGTTCTGGGTCGTCCTGCTGGCGGGATTCTCGCCCATCCCCTACAAGGCGTTCACCGTTGCTGCCGGCGGGCTGGCCCTGCCGCTGCTCCCCTTCGTCCTGGCCTCCCTGGTCGGGCGTGGTAGCCGCTTCTTCCTGGTCGCCGGGCTGGTGGGCTGGGGCGGCGCACGGGTGGAGCCGTGGCTGCGCCAGTATGTGGACTGGATCGGTTGGGCATCCGTTGTCCTCCTGGTCGCCGCGTACTTCATATTTGTTCACTGA
- the tilS gene encoding tRNA lysidine(34) synthetase TilS, whose product MTVSAEDILRRVLELGPASGHCVAFSGGPDSHVLLHALAALRGELPGGLRAVHVNHRLHPQAASWATHCERVCRSLSIPFAVHAAARPDAGAGETWAREQRYALFAELLQPGEMLLTAHHRDDQAETVLLRLLRGSGVDGLTGIPPLRRLGPGQVGRPLLDLPRSALAAYARIHGLTSIQDPGNADPAADRNFLRHHIMPLLHQRWPSADATVARAAELLRQEQQVMVAHAAPFLPRNPDGPLHWPALLSQGENVQRIVLHRWLRRAGLPAPEARQLEAGRRMLLQAGADRQPEFAWPGGRVRRYRGFLYAEPQSDEPGPSVSDAPFPGTAWSLTEDLRLPGGWLRRTPAAEGLDVGRLPEGQVTIAFRCGGERCRPAGRPRRPVKKLFQEAGIPPWQRGRWPLLMAGDAIVAVPGVCVCEGFQSAPPTPGLQLWWEPDLRAWEGPG is encoded by the coding sequence ATGACCGTGTCGGCGGAGGACATCCTGCGCCGGGTCCTGGAGCTGGGGCCCGCCAGCGGTCATTGTGTTGCCTTCAGCGGTGGCCCTGACTCCCACGTCCTGCTGCACGCGTTGGCCGCGCTGCGCGGCGAACTGCCGGGAGGCCTCCGTGCTGTCCATGTCAATCATCGTCTGCATCCGCAGGCGGCGTCCTGGGCGACGCACTGTGAACGCGTCTGCCGTTCCCTGAGCATTCCGTTTGCCGTTCATGCAGCGGCGCGCCCCGATGCCGGTGCCGGGGAGACCTGGGCCCGGGAGCAGCGCTATGCGCTGTTTGCCGAGCTGCTGCAGCCCGGGGAAATGCTGCTGACGGCTCACCACCGGGACGATCAGGCCGAGACGGTGCTGCTGCGGCTCCTGCGGGGGAGCGGCGTGGACGGGCTGACGGGTATTCCGCCGTTGCGCAGGCTCGGCCCGGGGCAGGTGGGGCGACCGCTGCTGGACCTGCCCCGCAGCGCGCTGGCGGCGTACGCGCGCATCCACGGCCTGACCAGCATCCAGGACCCCGGCAATGCCGATCCTGCTGCGGACCGGAACTTTCTGCGCCACCACATCATGCCGCTGCTGCACCAACGCTGGCCCTCCGCCGATGCCACCGTGGCGCGTGCCGCGGAGCTGCTGCGGCAGGAACAGCAGGTGATGGTGGCGCATGCTGCACCGTTCCTGCCCCGGAATCCGGACGGACCGCTGCACTGGCCCGCGCTCCTGTCCCAGGGCGAGAACGTCCAGAGAATCGTGCTGCACAGGTGGCTGCGTCGGGCCGGCCTGCCCGCCCCGGAGGCCCGGCAACTGGAGGCCGGCCGACGGATGCTGCTGCAGGCCGGAGCCGACCGTCAGCCCGAGTTTGCCTGGCCTGGTGGACGCGTGCGGCGCTACCGTGGGTTCCTTTACGCCGAGCCCCAGAGCGATGAGCCTGGGCCATCGGTGAGTGATGCCCCGTTTCCCGGTACTGCGTGGTCGCTGACGGAAGACCTGCGCCTGCCCGGGGGCTGGCTGCGCCGGACCCCGGCAGCGGAGGGGCTCGATGTCGGGCGTTTGCCGGAGGGGCAGGTCACCATCGCGTTTCGCTGCGGCGGCGAGCGCTGCCGCCCGGCGGGCCGCCCCCGGCGCCCGGTGAAAAAGCTGTTCCAGGAGGCCGGAATCCCCCCCTGGCAGCGCGGGCGTTGGCCTTTGCTGATGGCCGGTGACGCCATTGTTGCCGTCCCCGGCGTTTGTGTTTGCGAGGGCTTTCAGAGCGCGCCCCCGACGCCCGGCCTGCAGCTCTGGTGGGAACCCGACCTGAGGGCGTGGGAAGGGCCCGGGTGA
- the eno gene encoding phosphopyruvate hydratase has product MSTIEIIKAREILDSRGNPTVEADVTLSSGAFGRAAVPSGASTGTREAVELRDGDKGRYLGKGVRQAVKNANTVLADALKGMDANDQRAVDSRMLELDGTDNKNSLGANALLALSLAVARAAADDRGVPLYRHLAPQGEHLLPVPMMNILNGGAHADNSVDLQEFMILPIGFDSFSEALRAGTEIFHALKKVLAGRGLSTAVGDEGGFAPDLPSNEAALETIAEAVANAGYTLGGDVWLGLDVASSEFYDNGAYVLASENKRYSAAEYADVLADWVSRYPIITIEDGMDEGDWDGWKALTDKLGHRCQLVGDDLFVTNTRILQEGIDRGIANSILIKFNQIGTLTETLDAIEMADKAGYTAVVSHRSGETEDTTIADLAVASSATQIKTGSLCRSDRVAKYNQLLRIEEDLGERAVYAGRRAFPNLKGW; this is encoded by the coding sequence ATGTCGACCATCGAAATCATCAAGGCACGTGAAATCCTGGACTCCCGTGGCAATCCCACGGTGGAAGCCGATGTCACCCTGAGCAGCGGCGCGTTTGGCCGTGCCGCGGTGCCTTCCGGTGCCTCCACGGGCACCCGCGAGGCGGTGGAACTGCGGGACGGCGACAAGGGCCGTTATCTGGGCAAGGGCGTGCGGCAGGCCGTGAAAAACGCCAACACGGTGCTGGCCGATGCCCTCAAGGGCATGGATGCGAACGATCAGCGCGCCGTGGATAGCCGCATGCTGGAGCTGGACGGCACCGATAACAAGAACAGTCTGGGCGCCAACGCCCTGCTGGCCCTGTCCCTGGCCGTGGCCCGGGCGGCGGCGGACGACCGCGGCGTGCCGCTGTACCGCCACCTTGCCCCGCAGGGCGAGCACCTTCTGCCGGTGCCCATGATGAACATCCTCAACGGCGGCGCTCACGCCGACAACAGCGTCGACCTGCAGGAATTCATGATCCTGCCCATTGGCTTCGACAGCTTCAGTGAGGCCCTGCGCGCCGGCACGGAGATTTTCCATGCGTTGAAGAAGGTCCTGGCCGGCCGCGGTCTGAGCACCGCCGTTGGCGACGAGGGCGGTTTTGCGCCGGATCTGCCCTCCAACGAGGCGGCCCTGGAAACCATCGCCGAGGCGGTGGCCAATGCCGGCTACACCCTGGGCGGCGATGTCTGGCTGGGCCTGGACGTGGCCAGCTCCGAGTTCTACGACAACGGCGCCTACGTTCTGGCGTCCGAGAACAAGCGCTACAGCGCCGCCGAGTACGCGGATGTGCTGGCCGACTGGGTCAGTCGTTACCCCATCATCACCATCGAAGACGGCATGGACGAGGGTGACTGGGACGGCTGGAAGGCGCTCACCGACAAGCTCGGCCACCGCTGCCAGCTAGTGGGGGACGATCTGTTCGTCACCAACACGCGGATTCTCCAGGAAGGGATCGACCGCGGCATTGCCAACTCCATCCTGATCAAGTTCAACCAGATCGGCACACTCACCGAGACGCTGGACGCCATCGAAATGGCGGACAAGGCCGGCTACACCGCCGTGGTGTCGCACCGCTCCGGCGAGACCGAGGACACCACCATCGCTGACCTGGCCGTGGCCTCCAGCGCCACCCAGATCAAGACCGGCTCGCTGTGCCGCTCTGACCGTGTGGCCAAGTACAACCAGCTGCTCCGCATCGAGGAGGATCTGGGCGAGCGGGCCGTGTATGCCGGCCGCCGCGCGTTCCCCAATCTCAAGGGATGGTAA
- the ftsB gene encoding cell division protein FtsB: MRILLGGLVALLVVLQAQLWSGKGGLPAVWQLDEDVAARKAENADLRQRNAALEADVDDLKDGLEAVEERARNELGMVRDDEVFYQVADE, translated from the coding sequence ATGCGTATTCTGCTGGGTGGACTGGTTGCATTGCTGGTGGTACTGCAGGCGCAGCTGTGGTCCGGCAAGGGCGGTCTGCCGGCGGTGTGGCAACTGGACGAGGATGTTGCCGCCCGGAAGGCGGAGAACGCCGATCTGCGCCAGCGCAACGCGGCGCTTGAAGCCGACGTGGATGACCTCAAGGACGGCCTCGAAGCCGTCGAGGAGCGCGCCCGCAACGAACTCGGTATGGTCAGGGATGATGAAGTCTTCTATCAGGTCGCTGATGAATGA